A genomic stretch from Gardnerella leopoldii includes:
- a CDS encoding beta-carotene 15,15'-monooxygenase → MISTYASKTLPNTANSDNSRISNQIDKHCIKRTLHFLRIPFIVIILITLFECSIGNLPFWSSVTGSTDSISAHNDIGSGIRRLASGGILITDPSEAYLEVTSDGSSPYIRLEPAIIKKKSKNNNLISNINVLVEANKYLSKPQSTNTASLNPSLLKLPKQAVGKSCIVRVWLQHPIGSILNIEDSRANVRVPFRWSWGRVLILAIFAFLVTLWNPWSKLWKIKLNTHSLIQRCCFAASLLPFIAVGLITIFWNLRNATPMHFYTNGNYAYDFDQYAHTADALLKGQVHLNLPVPNELEHLQNPYDPTARNNLLNHSVQHMYWDYAYYKGHWYSYFGVLPAILLFLPYRIISRLWTPEGSMLPTTVATIIFLIGFLIAGSLLVIRIIEQTSKKVSLGTTSIVLALFFITSNTVYLWFRTSFYSVPMAASLFFTSLGLWCYLGFNKTHSLLNIVLGSFFIALNLGCRPTFSIAVLFALPAIYSHIEKDLPNILRNWKKVSSWHKPFKYFAAWILPCVITAIPFGIYNLLRFGSPLNFGNEYQITITDMTTMRLPSQNILPSIFSYIALPLRFIPTFPWIGIQPIAFDRWQYAEPMIGGMFTLSPLALVGIICVFIMKKRCRTHIAWQTSVIAIIVGLVLIVFDSLKAGIGWRYIADFAWSFAIAAAIGISLLLEYASTLQSENSLHKKTIAYTIRLLVAVLLFASIAIAVLSWFVTGREDSTLRFNPNLWFAFRSWMTLF, encoded by the coding sequence GTGATTTCAACGTACGCGTCTAAGACTTTGCCAAATACGGCAAATAGTGACAACAGTCGTATAAGCAATCAAATTGACAAACATTGCATAAAACGTACGCTACATTTTTTGCGAATACCATTCATCGTAATAATTCTTATAACCTTATTTGAATGTTCTATTGGAAATCTGCCATTTTGGAGCAGTGTTACAGGAAGCACAGATAGCATTTCTGCACACAACGATATAGGTTCTGGAATTAGACGCTTAGCTTCCGGCGGCATTCTTATAACGGATCCTTCAGAAGCATATTTAGAAGTAACATCCGATGGAAGTTCGCCTTATATTCGCTTAGAGCCTGCGATTATTAAAAAGAAAAGCAAAAATAATAATCTTATTTCAAACATCAATGTTTTAGTTGAAGCAAACAAATACTTAAGCAAACCTCAAAGCACAAACACTGCTTCTCTAAACCCATCTTTGCTTAAACTTCCAAAACAAGCAGTAGGAAAATCTTGCATTGTTAGAGTGTGGCTGCAACATCCAATAGGATCAATATTAAATATTGAAGACTCAAGAGCAAACGTTCGAGTGCCTTTTAGGTGGTCATGGGGTCGCGTATTAATACTTGCTATTTTTGCATTTCTTGTTACGCTTTGGAATCCTTGGTCCAAGCTTTGGAAAATTAAACTCAACACTCATAGTCTTATTCAACGTTGCTGCTTTGCTGCTTCTCTTCTTCCATTTATTGCTGTTGGGTTAATAACTATTTTTTGGAATTTACGAAACGCAACTCCTATGCATTTTTACACAAACGGTAATTATGCATATGATTTTGATCAATATGCCCACACTGCAGACGCATTGTTAAAAGGTCAAGTGCATTTAAATCTTCCTGTTCCTAATGAGTTAGAACACTTGCAAAATCCTTACGACCCTACGGCTAGAAATAATTTGTTAAACCACTCAGTACAACATATGTATTGGGATTACGCATACTACAAAGGTCACTGGTATTCCTACTTCGGAGTTCTTCCAGCAATATTGCTATTTTTGCCTTATCGCATTATTTCAAGACTATGGACTCCTGAAGGCTCTATGCTTCCAACAACAGTAGCTACGATAATATTCTTAATTGGTTTTCTTATCGCAGGCTCCCTATTGGTTATTCGAATTATTGAGCAGACTTCAAAAAAAGTATCTTTAGGAACGACATCCATTGTTCTTGCTTTATTCTTCATTACTTCAAATACAGTGTATTTGTGGTTTAGAACGTCATTTTATTCCGTACCTATGGCAGCCTCACTTTTCTTCACATCTCTTGGATTGTGGTGCTACCTAGGTTTTAATAAAACACACTCTTTGCTAAATATTGTTTTAGGTTCTTTCTTTATTGCATTAAATTTAGGATGTAGACCTACTTTTTCTATAGCCGTTCTTTTTGCACTTCCTGCAATTTATTCGCATATAGAAAAAGATTTACCAAATATTTTGCGCAACTGGAAAAAAGTTTCTTCATGGCATAAGCCTTTTAAATATTTTGCAGCTTGGATACTGCCATGCGTAATTACTGCAATTCCATTTGGCATTTATAATCTTTTGCGCTTTGGCTCACCGTTAAATTTTGGCAATGAGTATCAAATAACTATTACTGACATGACGACTATGCGTTTGCCGTCACAAAATATTTTGCCGTCTATTTTCAGCTATATTGCGCTACCTTTACGTTTTATTCCAACTTTTCCTTGGATTGGTATTCAGCCTATTGCATTTGACCGTTGGCAATATGCAGAGCCTATGATTGGCGGAATGTTTACACTTTCACCATTGGCATTAGTTGGCATAATATGCGTATTTATTATGAAAAAACGCTGCCGCACGCATATTGCTTGGCAAACAAGCGTAATAGCTATAATAGTTGGGCTTGTTCTTATTGTTTTTGACAGCTTAAAAGCTGGTATCGGATGGAGATATATTGCTGATTTTGCGTGGTCTTTTGCTATAGCTGCCGCAATTGGAATTAGCTTGCTTTTAGAATATGCATCCACTTTGCAATCAGAAAATTCTTTACATAAAAAAACTATTGCTTACACAATACGCTTACTTGTAGCAGTATTGCTATTTGCTTCTATTGCTATCGCTGTACTCAGTTGGTTTGTTACAGGACGTGAAGACAGCACGCTTCGTTTTAACCCAAACTTATGGTTCGCGTTTAGAAGTTGGATGACATTGTTTTAA
- a CDS encoding glycosyltransferase family 2 protein, protein MSNTSASKKITTNNATSIDKLAIVVVTYKRQELLENLFHSFECLKECPWRIVVVDNECSDKTGEMVARLEASLTNRWGKAQKDCEGNELHVVYAPQDENLGGAGGFSAGVKKAYELGAKWFWVMDDDVETVPESIERLAPWTKRHAVVQGSRLDYDGGKFYWQYDFLVPLGIPNPIAPAAFGRAGYKVMNTMCFEGGLIRRDIVEKIGFPDSRYFIYWDDTTYGYLASKVTNPIVVPDIILRRTRDIPNWDIAGVRQLNSTSDMNRYHIMRNRGFMARYFMVHGDFRPFMFALGTALTAAKELIRLIAVDREHIISGIGKLFTGWIDSRKILHDQDWKPMPSLK, encoded by the coding sequence ATGAGCAATACGAGTGCATCAAAAAAAATTACTACTAATAACGCAACTAGCATTGATAAATTAGCTATTGTTGTTGTCACTTATAAGCGTCAAGAGCTTTTGGAGAATTTATTCCATTCGTTTGAATGTTTAAAAGAATGCCCTTGGCGTATTGTCGTTGTTGACAATGAGTGCAGTGACAAAACCGGCGAAATGGTTGCTCGTCTTGAAGCTTCTTTAACTAATCGTTGGGGTAAAGCTCAAAAAGATTGTGAAGGCAATGAACTTCATGTTGTGTATGCTCCTCAAGATGAAAATCTTGGTGGTGCTGGCGGTTTTAGTGCTGGTGTTAAAAAAGCTTATGAACTTGGAGCTAAGTGGTTCTGGGTTATGGATGACGATGTTGAAACAGTGCCTGAATCTATTGAGCGTCTTGCTCCTTGGACTAAGCGTCATGCTGTTGTTCAAGGAAGTCGTTTAGATTATGACGGTGGTAAATTCTACTGGCAGTACGATTTTTTGGTTCCGCTTGGTATTCCAAATCCTATTGCGCCTGCTGCTTTCGGCAGAGCTGGATACAAAGTTATGAATACGATGTGTTTTGAGGGCGGTTTGATTCGTCGAGATATAGTTGAAAAAATCGGCTTCCCGGATTCGCGCTACTTTATTTACTGGGATGATACTACTTACGGGTATCTTGCGAGTAAGGTTACGAATCCTATTGTTGTTCCGGATATTATTCTTCGTCGCACTCGTGATATTCCTAATTGGGATATTGCAGGAGTGCGTCAGCTAAATTCAACATCGGACATGAATCGTTATCATATTATGCGAAATAGAGGCTTTATGGCTCGCTACTTTATGGTTCATGGCGATTTTCGTCCGTTTATGTTTGCGCTTGGAACTGCTTTAACAGCTGCTAAAGAGCTTATTCGTTTGATAGCTGTCGATCGTGAGCATATTATTTCGGGTATTGGTAAATTGTTTACCGGTTGGATTGATTCTCGAAAAATTTTGCACGATCAAGACTGGAAACCTATGCCTTCGTTGAAGTAG
- a CDS encoding energy-coupling factor transporter ATPase, translated as MNEAKKHMIENNAQVVLRNICYSYDDGKTWTLNNLSLTINAGERLAIVGLNGSGKSTLAKIIAGLTAPDSGYVTLCGEKVFENTTACAESYKNARKYIGALFQSPEDQIITTITEEDVAFGLENLQFPRKTMYKSISEALKTVHMEDKRYDDPSTMSGGQQQRVALASAIAMNSKLLVLDEPTSMLDSFARKDVDALFDNLHKNGTTIVQITHNFEECKQANRILLLENGILKEVSFNGLKTYFSNIELANNHLTKISKNKNLTDSRFKENESDIAVEISGLTVQYDKTSPAVIDDYSLTVKSGETVAIMGENGCGKSTLVKTMCGLLKANSGNITVHGISVRGKTSRIIRQKLHQTIGYVMQLPEQQLFADTVRNDVAYGPKNFGLKGNALKERVDETLRLLNLENLAEKSPFALSGGQQRLVAIAGVLACKPRVLVLDEPTAGLDFEASLRIREILGTLHNQGVTIILITHNLQEAEDLGARLVTLKARNKASNKECSTAKNIENTKNKESSTKAKTTSLLQSFDPRATLLSCFILMLSAFSITNYIQLAILAFVTFTLTVAAKIPFVKLIASLHMIIAVFVFSGLLNILAVRTGTVLANIATIPITTDGINYAILFATRFSLVIIIGAILVLTMSQTTLNESCTRLLSPLRHIGIPTQEIALIMSLALRFLPTLSAEAHSVALAQIARGSSIRDGSFKQRVHAITALIVPGFAGVIRHADTLALALDARCYTPGAERTHLHSWKMRIKDVLLSVVTLGVVSAIIVCKMLPL; from the coding sequence ATGAACGAAGCTAAAAAGCACATGATTGAAAACAATGCGCAAGTAGTGTTGCGAAATATTTGCTATAGCTACGATGATGGAAAAACTTGGACGCTTAATAATTTAAGTCTTACAATTAACGCTGGCGAGCGCTTGGCAATTGTGGGATTAAACGGTTCTGGTAAGTCAACCTTGGCAAAAATTATTGCAGGTTTAACGGCACCAGATAGCGGTTACGTTACATTATGCGGTGAAAAAGTTTTTGAAAATACTACTGCTTGTGCTGAATCATATAAAAATGCACGAAAATATATTGGTGCACTTTTCCAAAGTCCTGAAGACCAGATTATTACAACAATTACTGAAGAAGATGTTGCTTTCGGACTAGAAAATTTGCAATTCCCTCGAAAAACAATGTATAAGAGTATCAGCGAAGCTTTAAAAACTGTTCACATGGAAGATAAGCGTTACGATGACCCTAGCACTATGAGCGGCGGACAGCAGCAACGAGTAGCTTTAGCAAGCGCTATTGCTATGAATTCTAAACTGCTTGTTCTTGACGAACCTACTTCTATGCTCGACTCGTTCGCTCGCAAAGACGTTGATGCTTTATTCGATAATTTGCATAAAAATGGCACTACTATTGTTCAAATTACACACAATTTTGAGGAATGCAAACAAGCAAATCGCATACTTCTACTAGAAAATGGCATACTGAAAGAAGTAAGCTTTAATGGTTTAAAAACTTACTTTTCTAATATTGAGTTGGCTAATAATCATTTAACTAAAATTAGCAAGAACAAAAACTTAACAGATAGCAGATTCAAAGAAAATGAGTCAGATATCGCTGTAGAAATTTCCGGACTAACTGTTCAATATGATAAAACTTCTCCAGCTGTTATTGACGATTATTCACTCACTGTTAAAAGTGGCGAAACAGTTGCAATAATGGGCGAAAACGGCTGCGGCAAATCAACTCTTGTTAAAACAATGTGTGGATTGTTAAAAGCCAATTCAGGAAACATAACAGTGCATGGCATATCTGTTAGAGGTAAAACATCTAGAATAATACGACAAAAGCTACATCAAACAATTGGCTACGTTATGCAACTGCCAGAACAACAGCTTTTTGCTGATACAGTACGGAACGATGTCGCTTATGGGCCAAAAAATTTTGGGCTGAAAGGCAATGCTCTCAAAGAACGTGTGGATGAAACCCTACGCTTACTGAACCTTGAGAACTTGGCTGAAAAATCACCTTTTGCGCTTTCTGGAGGTCAGCAGCGTCTTGTTGCAATAGCTGGCGTTTTAGCTTGCAAGCCACGCGTACTCGTACTGGATGAGCCAACAGCTGGATTAGATTTTGAAGCTTCGTTGCGTATTCGAGAAATTCTTGGAACGCTACACAATCAAGGCGTAACCATAATACTTATTACGCATAATCTTCAAGAAGCAGAAGATTTAGGCGCAAGATTAGTAACATTAAAAGCAAGGAATAAAGCAAGCAATAAAGAATGCAGCACAGCAAAAAATATTGAAAATACCAAAAACAAAGAAAGTTCCACAAAAGCAAAAACAACTTCGCTACTTCAATCTTTTGACCCACGCGCGACGCTGCTATCATGCTTTATTCTTATGCTAAGTGCTTTTAGTATTACTAACTACATACAGTTAGCTATTCTTGCTTTTGTAACATTTACTCTAACTGTTGCTGCAAAAATACCATTTGTTAAGCTTATTGCTTCACTGCACATGATTATTGCGGTATTTGTTTTCTCCGGATTACTTAACATTCTGGCAGTGCGAACCGGCACAGTGCTAGCAAATATTGCAACTATTCCTATTACAACTGATGGAATTAATTACGCAATACTTTTTGCAACACGATTCTCGCTTGTTATTATCATTGGAGCAATTCTAGTACTAACAATGAGTCAGACAACGCTTAACGAATCTTGCACACGATTACTATCACCACTTCGACATATTGGAATACCAACGCAAGAAATAGCACTTATTATGAGCCTAGCGCTACGGTTCTTACCAACACTCAGTGCAGAAGCGCACTCTGTGGCACTAGCGCAAATCGCTCGAGGAAGTAGCATTCGAGATGGTTCTTTTAAGCAACGAGTACACGCTATAACAGCTTTAATAGTGCCAGGTTTTGCAGGAGTAATTCGCCATGCTGACACTCTTGCGCTCGCATTAGATGCACGCTGTTACACGCCTGGAGCTGAAAGAACTCACTTGCACTCATGGAAAATGCGTATAAAAGATGTGCTGCTATCAGTAGTTACTCTTGGTGTTGTAAGCGCGATTATTGTGTGCAAAATGCTACCTTTGTAA
- a CDS encoding YhbY family RNA-binding protein, protein MALTKKQIKQLRALANTLSPLLYVGKNDITDAAVKQADETMQYHELMKCSVQDGSGLSAKEAADALAQKLGAEVVQVIGNRFVLFRVSPLDSVEHIMLVRE, encoded by the coding sequence ATGGCATTGACAAAAAAGCAGATTAAGCAGCTCCGCGCGCTCGCTAATACGCTTAGCCCACTTTTATACGTTGGCAAGAACGATATTACTGATGCAGCTGTGAAGCAAGCAGACGAAACCATGCAGTACCACGAGCTCATGAAGTGCTCTGTGCAAGATGGTTCCGGATTAAGCGCTAAAGAAGCTGCTGATGCACTTGCTCAAAAGCTCGGCGCCGAAGTCGTGCAAGTAATTGGCAATCGTTTTGTGTTGTTCCGCGTCTCTCCGCTAGACAGCGTTGAACACATTATGCTTGTGCGCGAATAA
- the ppgK gene encoding polyphosphate--glucose phosphotransferase has product MIDTAQAFGVDIGGSGIKAAPVNLEKGEFAEPRYKILTPAVSTPQAVADIVRQQLEHFEVPADVPVGIAFPAPIKPGKKLDFMANLDQSWIGVDVTEVFSEACGRPVTVVNDADAAGLAEQRFGAAKDKDGLVIATTLGTGIGTALIYNGVLIPNTELGHIQLEKGKGDAEKYAASSVREKLDMGYKKWAKRLTKYYGLMEKYFNPDLFVVGGGVSRVSEKFLPHIDIKTPIVVATLHNEAGIIGAAYYAMQKMQQN; this is encoded by the coding sequence ATGATTGACACTGCACAAGCATTTGGCGTCGATATTGGTGGATCCGGTATTAAGGCTGCTCCAGTAAATTTGGAAAAGGGAGAGTTCGCAGAACCTCGATACAAAATTCTCACTCCTGCGGTTTCTACGCCTCAAGCAGTTGCAGATATTGTTCGTCAGCAGCTTGAACATTTTGAAGTACCTGCAGATGTTCCTGTTGGAATTGCATTCCCTGCTCCAATTAAGCCTGGTAAGAAGCTCGATTTTATGGCAAATCTTGACCAGTCTTGGATTGGTGTTGATGTTACTGAAGTCTTTAGCGAGGCTTGTGGTCGTCCTGTAACAGTAGTTAACGATGCCGATGCTGCTGGTTTAGCTGAGCAGCGTTTTGGTGCGGCGAAAGACAAGGATGGCTTGGTTATTGCTACTACTCTTGGCACTGGTATCGGCACGGCTTTGATTTACAACGGTGTGCTTATTCCAAACACTGAGCTTGGTCATATTCAGCTTGAAAAAGGTAAGGGCGATGCTGAAAAGTACGCTGCTTCTTCTGTTCGTGAAAAGTTGGATATGGGCTATAAGAAGTGGGCTAAGCGTTTGACTAAGTACTACGGCCTGATGGAAAAGTATTTCAACCCAGATTTGTTTGTTGTCGGTGGCGGTGTTAGCCGCGTAAGCGAAAAGTTCTTGCCGCATATCGATATTAAAACTCCTATTGTTGTTGCAACATTGCATAATGAGGCTGGAATTATTGGTGCAGCTTACTATGCAATGCAAAAGATGCAGCAAAACTAA
- a CDS encoding pyridoxal phosphate-dependent aminotransferase has translation MRFSSRVDVSEPNPIILAQRKAIFNGVKLTKLNDSNPTSHGLAPKCLSGRYTADPRGPKEIRDILSNFINKRDNRTEKSVPSKLNPDQLYVLSSTSQAYAWLMMLLCDAGDAVMGPTPGYPLIESIARLQCVNAIPYPLHYDGSWTIDIARVRELLEDVSLRIKALVLINPNNPTGSYVKPEEREMLLQLCRDNGVAIIADEVFYEYSLEPFAGNARLAGESSTLVFALDGFSKMLAAPHAKVGWIEVSGLKDDVYEAQKRLDVIADDFLPIGNTVSERIPELLQYASSQNVIVRNRIINNLHTLRETLASTPKCCVSALRAEGGWNILLRVPSCIDDDVLALRLMKDYNLVSQPGYYFDMPVNGYLALSLLPEPQQFISGLHALLRTVDALLEE, from the coding sequence GTGCGATTTTCTTCTAGAGTAGATGTGAGTGAGCCAAATCCTATTATTTTAGCTCAGCGAAAAGCTATTTTTAATGGTGTAAAGCTTACTAAATTAAACGATTCCAATCCAACGTCTCACGGCTTAGCGCCTAAATGTTTAAGTGGACGTTACACGGCAGACCCTAGGGGTCCTAAGGAAATTCGCGATATTCTTTCAAACTTTATCAATAAGCGAGATAACCGCACTGAAAAGTCTGTTCCATCAAAGCTTAATCCAGATCAGCTTTATGTGCTTTCTTCAACTTCTCAAGCTTACGCATGGCTTATGATGCTTTTATGTGATGCAGGGGATGCCGTTATGGGACCGACTCCTGGATATCCTCTTATAGAGTCTATTGCGCGCTTGCAATGCGTGAATGCAATACCGTATCCTTTGCACTATGATGGTTCTTGGACTATTGATATTGCGCGTGTTAGAGAACTTTTAGAAGATGTGTCTTTGCGTATTAAAGCTCTTGTGCTTATTAATCCAAATAATCCTACAGGCTCATATGTCAAGCCTGAAGAACGTGAAATGCTATTGCAATTATGTCGTGATAATGGTGTTGCGATTATTGCAGACGAAGTATTTTATGAATATTCGCTTGAACCTTTTGCTGGAAATGCTCGTCTTGCTGGAGAATCTTCTACTTTAGTTTTTGCGCTTGATGGATTCTCCAAAATGCTTGCTGCTCCTCACGCAAAAGTTGGTTGGATTGAAGTTTCAGGTCTTAAAGATGATGTTTATGAAGCACAAAAAAGGCTTGACGTTATAGCGGATGATTTTTTGCCTATTGGTAATACTGTTTCTGAGCGAATACCAGAATTATTGCAATATGCATCTTCTCAAAACGTTATTGTACGAAATCGTATTATTAATAATCTGCATACGCTTCGAGAAACGTTGGCATCCACGCCTAAATGCTGTGTTAGCGCGTTGCGTGCGGAGGGCGGATGGAATATTTTATTGCGTGTACCATCTTGCATTGACGATGATGTATTAGCTTTGAGATTGATGAAAGATTATAATTTAGTTTCTCAACCTGGATATTATTTCGATATGCCAGTTAATGGGTATTTAGCATTGTCATTATTGCCAGAGCCGCAACAGTTTATTAGCGGATTGCATGCGCTTCTTCGAACTGTAGATGCATTGTTAGAAGAATAG
- a CDS encoding ECF transporter S component has protein sequence MGISNTNNHQTYAKNSNWSSEKIAKYALFVALSMAVSFIEFPLIPDLSYLKYDPSGIVCLVAGFAYGPAAAAIVSILGFAPHLFTNPLGTVMAVLVSLGASVTAALIYKKMHTRKGAIIGLLAGSIIAIALAIAGNLVITPLYAHMTVSQVVALIIPALLPFNIIKLALHVVVTMLIYKPISNLLHENK, from the coding sequence ATGGGCATTTCTAATACAAATAATCACCAAACTTATGCAAAGAACTCTAACTGGTCTAGCGAAAAAATAGCAAAATACGCTCTATTCGTGGCACTTTCAATGGCTGTAAGTTTCATAGAATTTCCACTTATTCCAGACTTGTCGTATTTAAAATATGATCCTTCAGGAATAGTATGCCTAGTTGCAGGATTCGCATATGGTCCTGCAGCTGCAGCAATAGTAAGCATACTAGGTTTCGCACCGCACTTATTTACCAATCCACTAGGCACAGTTATGGCAGTGCTAGTATCTTTAGGAGCTAGCGTCACAGCGGCATTGATTTACAAAAAAATGCATACCAGAAAAGGCGCAATAATCGGACTTTTGGCAGGATCAATTATTGCTATTGCTCTTGCAATAGCTGGAAATCTTGTTATTACGCCACTTTATGCTCACATGACTGTTTCACAGGTTGTGGCTCTTATTATTCCAGCACTGCTACCGTTTAATATTATTAAACTTGCACTTCACGTTGTAGTAACTATGCTTATTTACAAACCAATTTCCAACCTGCTACACGAAAATAAATAA